In Chloroflexota bacterium, one genomic interval encodes:
- a CDS encoding zinc ribbon domain-containing protein, producing MPIYVYHCETCGVQFEQMRSFSDATVPACPNGHTEVRRVFSPPAIHFKGSGWYITDSRKSDNGRTNGKEESKSGEKAKESSEKAD from the coding sequence ATGCCGATCTACGTCTATCACTGCGAAACCTGTGGTGTGCAGTTCGAGCAGATGCGCTCTTTCTCAGATGCAACCGTCCCCGCGTGTCCCAACGGGCACACGGAGGTGCGACGCGTGTTCAGCCCACCGGCCATTCATTTCAAGGGGTCGGGTTGGTATATCACGGATAGCCGTAAGAGTGATAACGGGAGGACAAACGGCAAGGAGGAGTCGAAATCTGGCGAGAAAGCCAAGGAATCATCTGAGAAGGCGGACTGA
- the groEL gene encoding chaperonin GroEL (60 kDa chaperone family; promotes refolding of misfolded polypeptides especially under stressful conditions; forms two stacked rings of heptamers to form a barrel-shaped 14mer; ends can be capped by GroES; misfolded proteins enter the barrel where they are refolded when GroES binds; many bacteria have multiple copies of the groEL gene which are active under different environmental conditions; the B.japonicum protein in this cluster is expressed constitutively; in Rhodobacter, Corynebacterium and Rhizobium this protein is essential for growth), translating to ELKEKKHRVEDALSATRAAVEEGIVPGGGVALLNATEALNDIETEFEDEATGVKIVQRALEEPMRQLAFNAGEDGAVIVQNVRRHQQEKDNKRIGYNVMTGEYVDMFEAGIIDPAKVTRSAVENAASIAAMILTTEALVSEIPEKEKAPSTPAPEY from the coding sequence GGAGTTGAAGGAGAAGAAGCACCGGGTGGAGGATGCGCTGAGTGCGACCCGGGCGGCGGTCGAGGAGGGGATCGTGCCCGGCGGCGGCGTGGCGTTGCTGAACGCCACGGAGGCGCTGAACGACATCGAGACCGAGTTCGAGGATGAGGCCACCGGTGTGAAGATCGTGCAGAGGGCGCTGGAGGAGCCGATGCGGCAGCTGGCCTTCAACGCGGGCGAGGACGGCGCCGTGATCGTGCAGAACGTGCGTCGCCATCAGCAGGAGAAGGACAACAAGCGCATCGGCTACAACGTGATGACCGGCGAGTACGTGGATATGTTCGAGGCCGGCATCATCGATCCGGCGAAGGTGACCCGCTCGGCGGTGGAGAATGCGGCCAGCATCGCGGCCATGATCCTGACCACCGAGGCGTTGGTCTCCGAGATCCCGGAGAAGGAGAAGGCCCCGTCCACGCCAGCGCCTGAATACTAA